Proteins from a genomic interval of Salvelinus sp. IW2-2015 linkage group LG14, ASM291031v2, whole genome shotgun sequence:
- the LOC111972796 gene encoding complement C1q-like protein 3: MKVVLLMLSLCLTLSGAQYEWTSLSNSQLAVLSEKLKTMDQKLGAMDTRLQVSESQVDELKSMNQAQEEELKTLKKDIAAGQPKVAFSAALRTSGSGYIGPFTTHTPLQYKRVFSNFGSGYNPSTGVFTAMAKGVYYFRYTMFYNGVANAVVALMKNEEFLVSTWDTVSGRSEDSASNAAIVQLEVGDNVFAQLSANRRVYDDGGNYNTFSGFLLFTN; encoded by the coding sequence ATGAAAGTTGTCCTACTAATGCTGTCTTTGTGCCTCACACTGTCTGGGGCACAATATGAGTGGACCAGTTTATCTAACAGTCAACTGGCTGTGCTGAGTGAAAAACTGAAAACCATGGATCAGAAGCTAGGAGCTATGGACACCAGGCTACAAGTCAGCGAGAGCCAGGTGGACGAACTGAAAAGTATGAACCAAGCTCAAGAAGAAGAACTGAAAACATTAAAGAAGGACATAGCCGCTGGTCAGCCAAAGGTGGCCTTCTCCGCAGCTCTAAGAACGTCTGGTTCTGGTTACATAGGACCCTTCACCACTCACACACCCTTGCAGTACAAAAGAGTCTTCTCCAACTTCGGCAGTGGATACAACCCTTCTACAGGGGTCTTCACAGCCATGGCCAAAGGAGTGTATTACTTCCGCTACACCATGTTCTACAATGGAGTCGCCAACGCTGTCGTGGCTTTGATGAAGAACGAGGAGTTTCTCGTGTCCACATGGGACACTGTGTCAGGAAGAAGCGAAGATTCCGCCAGCAATGCTGCCATAGTGCAGCTGGAGGTGGGAGACAATGTCTTCGCCCAGCTCTCAGCTAACAGGAGAGTCTACGACGATGGTGGGAACTACAACACCTTCAGTGGGTTTCTACTCTTCACCAACTAA